Proteins encoded in a region of the Streptomyces sp. NBC_00258 genome:
- a CDS encoding TetR/AcrR family transcriptional regulator, whose amino-acid sequence MQTGRRRHLSTAEERRETVLRTAIGAFASRGYFGTTTTEVAKAAGISQAYVYRLFPNKESLFAAVVEHCFVRVRESLEGGAAEAKGSSPEAVLSSMGDAYARLISDNDLLLVQLHAQAAAVSVPAIRDAVRAGYARTVEYVRGASGGDDRQVQEFFAVGMLCHLVVSMEAQEVDAPWTRTLTAGIRHY is encoded by the coding sequence ATGCAGACGGGACGACGCCGCCACCTGTCCACCGCCGAGGAGCGCCGCGAGACGGTGCTCCGCACCGCCATCGGCGCCTTCGCCTCGCGGGGGTACTTCGGTACGACGACCACGGAGGTGGCCAAGGCCGCCGGAATCTCCCAGGCGTACGTCTACCGGCTGTTCCCGAACAAGGAGTCCCTGTTCGCCGCGGTCGTCGAGCACTGCTTCGTCAGGGTGCGCGAGAGCCTGGAGGGGGGCGCGGCCGAGGCGAAGGGCAGTTCACCGGAGGCGGTGCTGTCATCGATGGGCGACGCCTACGCCCGCCTGATCAGCGACAACGACCTGCTGCTCGTCCAGCTGCACGCCCAGGCGGCCGCGGTCTCCGTCCCCGCGATCCGGGACGCCGTACGAGCGGGGTACGCCCGCACGGTGGAGTACGTGCGCGGCGCCTCCGGGGGCGACGACCGGCAGGTCCAGGAGTTCTTCGCCGTCGGCATGCTCTGCCATCTCGTGGTGTCGATGGAGGCGCAGGAAGTGGACGCCCCATGGACGCGCACACTCACGGCAGGCATCCGGCACTACTGA
- a CDS encoding alginate lyase family protein produces MPNTPVPPRHRRRSRLALLATVAALLAGALAWPAADRAEAAPGTFTHPGVTVSRGQLDFARQQVNAGAQPWKGAYDQMLASRYGSLSRTPKPRAVVECGSYSNPNNGCTDEREDAIAAYTQALAWYVTRDARYAKKAIELMDAWSATIRDHTNSNAPLQTGWAGSSWPKAAEIIKYTYDGGWANSGRFATMLRTVYLPEIINGSNSNGNWELSMMEAAVGISVFLEDKASYDKAMAKFRTRTAAFVYLSSDGALPKTVPSQNLDTTQKIINYWHGQSTFVNGLTQETCRDLTHTGYGISAISHVAETSRIQGQDLYGTDVGERLRHALGFQAKHQLGEAPPSWLCGGSLHLGLGPITEVGHNALSNRLGHVMTNTERLTQQNRPAGSNNLFVAWETLTHGDNPN; encoded by the coding sequence ATGCCGAACACCCCGGTACCTCCACGTCATCGCCGCAGATCCCGCCTCGCGCTCCTCGCGACCGTCGCCGCCCTCCTGGCCGGCGCCCTCGCCTGGCCCGCCGCCGACCGTGCCGAAGCGGCTCCCGGCACCTTCACGCACCCCGGAGTCACCGTCTCCCGCGGCCAGTTGGACTTCGCGCGGCAACAGGTCAACGCCGGCGCACAGCCCTGGAAGGGCGCGTACGACCAGATGCTGGCGAGCAGGTACGGCTCGCTCTCGCGCACCCCCAAGCCCCGGGCCGTCGTCGAGTGCGGCTCGTACTCGAACCCCAACAACGGCTGCACCGACGAGCGCGAGGACGCGATCGCCGCGTACACCCAGGCCCTCGCCTGGTACGTCACACGGGACGCGCGGTACGCGAAGAAGGCGATCGAGCTGATGGACGCCTGGTCCGCGACGATCCGGGACCACACCAACAGCAACGCCCCGCTGCAGACCGGCTGGGCGGGCTCGTCCTGGCCCAAGGCCGCCGAGATCATCAAGTACACGTACGACGGCGGCTGGGCGAACTCGGGCCGCTTCGCGACCATGCTGCGCACCGTGTACCTCCCCGAGATCATCAACGGCTCGAACTCCAACGGCAACTGGGAGCTGTCGATGATGGAGGCCGCCGTCGGCATCTCCGTCTTCCTGGAGGACAAGGCGTCGTACGACAAGGCCATGGCGAAGTTCCGCACCCGTACGGCCGCGTTCGTGTACCTGTCCTCCGACGGCGCGCTGCCGAAGACCGTGCCGAGCCAGAACCTCGACACCACGCAGAAGATCATCAACTACTGGCACGGGCAGTCGACGTTCGTCAACGGGCTCACCCAGGAGACCTGCCGCGACCTCACGCACACCGGATACGGCATCTCCGCGATCTCGCACGTCGCCGAGACCAGCCGCATCCAGGGCCAGGACCTCTACGGCACCGACGTCGGCGAGCGGCTGCGGCACGCGCTCGGCTTCCAGGCCAAGCACCAGCTGGGTGAGGCGCCCCCGAGCTGGCTGTGCGGCGGGTCGCTGCACCTCGGGCTCGGGCCCATCACCGAGGTGGGCCACAACGCCCTGAGCAACCGCCTCGGCCACGTCATGACCAACACCGAGCGGCTCACGCAGCAGAACCGTCCGGCGGGGAGCAACAACCTCTTCGTCGCCTGGGAGACGCTCACGCACGGCGACAACCCGAACTGA
- a CDS encoding peptidoglycan-binding domain-containing protein, with translation MGTNWIEKAQRLGDGSIGGAMDSPSIPGRVVWHTTESGAGDDAFRSVTAHLISVSAEPHLLYDPTTDRLGQFGPLNASARALRNDGSTRTNRVGKVCIQIEVLGRAGKPFTATWKPGPNYRAMMAAIRSWKIPDTFPAGRLATSGADATNRPRTIWMSKGGHYGHANIPGNDHWDPGNIDKSALFEAAPVGKPAPGGTTPSKPVVDLSNVIAAARRDPGLPQGGKTHKADVLVVEKALVAEGLLPAQWADGSFGSRTVEAYASLQRRYGFSGADANGIPGQTTLKRLGKERGFTVKG, from the coding sequence ATGGGTACGAACTGGATCGAGAAGGCGCAGCGGCTGGGCGACGGGAGCATCGGAGGTGCGATGGACAGTCCATCGATCCCCGGCCGCGTCGTCTGGCACACCACGGAGAGCGGCGCCGGCGACGACGCGTTCCGTTCCGTGACGGCGCATCTGATCAGCGTCTCCGCCGAGCCGCATCTGCTGTACGACCCGACGACCGACCGGCTCGGCCAGTTCGGGCCGCTGAACGCGAGCGCCCGCGCGCTGCGCAACGACGGTTCGACGAGGACCAACCGCGTCGGGAAGGTCTGCATCCAGATCGAGGTGCTCGGGCGGGCGGGCAAGCCGTTCACCGCCACCTGGAAGCCGGGGCCCAACTACCGGGCCATGATGGCCGCGATCCGCTCCTGGAAGATCCCGGACACCTTCCCGGCCGGCCGTCTCGCGACCTCGGGCGCCGACGCGACCAACCGCCCCCGGACGATCTGGATGAGCAAGGGCGGCCACTACGGCCACGCCAACATCCCGGGCAATGACCACTGGGACCCGGGCAACATCGACAAGTCCGCGCTCTTCGAGGCGGCCCCGGTCGGGAAGCCCGCGCCGGGCGGCACCACGCCGTCGAAGCCGGTCGTCGACCTCAGCAACGTCATCGCCGCCGCGCGCCGCGACCCGGGTCTGCCCCAGGGCGGCAAGACCCACAAGGCGGACGTCCTCGTCGTCGAAAAGGCCCTCGTCGCCGAGGGGTTGCTGCCCGCCCAGTGGGCCGACGGCTCCTTCGGCAGCAGGACCGTCGAGGCGTACGCGTCCCTCCAGCGCCGGTACGGCTTCAGTGGTGCCGACGCCAACGGCATCCCGGGCCAGACGACGCTGAAGAGGCTCGGCAAGGAGCGCGGCTTCACGGTCAAGGGCTGA